TTACATACTTAGCCATCTCCATTAAAGAAGGAAGTTCTTTTATAATAGATGCTTTCGCTTCTTCAATTGTCGATATGATTGAAACGGAAATGCTAACAGCAATTATGATAGGTTTTACTTCACTTGGATCTAAAGCTGGAATTATTTCGATGTTTTTATTAGGGCTATTATGGGCTGGCATCCGCTATCGCCATTACGCGCCGCTACTAGGACTAGTAATTACAGTAGCAGGTGGAGATTTTTTGAATAAGAAGTTTAAAAGCTTAGTAGGACGTGATCGACCTTTAATAAATAATGAAGTTGAAGGTGTTGGTCATAGTTTTCCGAGTGGACATGCAATGGTAGCGTTAGCTTTCTATGGTTTTTTAGCATACCTTATTATTATGCAATTGAAAAAGAGCAGTCATAAAACAATAGTTGTAATTTCTGTTTCGATAATGATACTGTTTATCGGTTTAAGTAGAGTTTATTTACATGTTCATTATTTAACAGATGTAATTGGGGGCTTTGCAGCTGGTATAGCAGTACTTGGATTAACGGTTTTATTAGTAAATTTACTCGCACCAAAATTAAAACGATAGAATATTTTTCTATCGTTTTTGCTGTATATCGAGCATTATCATATTTCAAAGTGTTATAAGGTTTTACGTCGCTGATTGTTCGCCTCGCTTTTCTATATTGATCTAGCTGCGGCTCACAACGACTAGAAACCTATAGACTTCTCACTTTCGATAAGTCAACATCGATTCGCAATACTCATCGTGTTTCCTTTATCTTAGTTCAAAGTGTTATAAGGTTTTACGTCGCTGATCGTTCGCCTCGCTTTTCTATCCGCCTTAAGACGGAGAAGAATGTAGACTTCAGCAAGTGTTATCTCCTTAGAATCTTTCTTATACTAGAAGTAACAATAAACGATGCAGCGAATTTAAGTAGTTTTCATAGAAAAGGGGTAGGTAGATATGAAATTTTCAAATTTTATTACAGCACTTATGTTTGTTTCACTAGGGACTGTATTGCTTCTAATTAATTTGGAAGTAATTTCGCTTACATTTTCACAAGTTATTGCTTTTGGTATTCCTATTATTCTCGTCTTAATTGGCTTGAAAGGAATAGTTAATATTGTTTTTTATAAAAGAAATAAGAGTATATTTTGGTCGCTCTTTTTAATTACAATTGGCTTGTTACTTTTTATGGATGAGCTGCAAATGCTTTCTTTTGAACTTGCAACACTTTGGAAGCTATGGCCTATTATTCTTATTTATATAGGATTAAAAGTGTTAACTAGAAAGCATGTTAAATCAAAAAATCATGAAAAAAACAGTGGAAATATTAAAGTAGTTTTAAATGATAAAGGAAAAAGCCCGGTTGGGACGGTTAGTTATAAGGA
This genomic interval from Lottiidibacillus patelloidae contains the following:
- a CDS encoding phosphatase PAP2 family protein, whose product is MMKVETNNKLQLNKKSNISMVIVFISILIFTYLAISIKEGSSFIIDAFASSIVDMIETEMLTAIMIGFTSLGSKAGIISMFLLGLLWAGIRYRHYAPLLGLVITVAGGDFLNKKFKSLVGRDRPLINNEVEGVGHSFPSGHAMVALAFYGFLAYLIIMQLKKSSHKTIVVISVSIMILFIGLSRVYLHVHYLTDVIGGFAAGIAVLGLTVLLVNLLAPKLKR
- the liaF gene encoding cell wall-active antibiotics response protein LiaF, which gives rise to MKFSNFITALMFVSLGTVLLLINLEVISLTFSQVIAFGIPIILVLIGLKGIVNIVFYKRNKSIFWSLFLITIGLLLFMDELQMLSFELATLWKLWPIILIYIGLKVLTRKHVKSKNHEKNSGNIKVVLNDKGKSPVGTVSYKDPNWQVEPMNQWKAVGDFTFDFTKAFIPETETDIQLSGWVGDVDILLPEDVEFSIEAYAKVGDIKVCGTKEDGLLKDYRYKTAGFDTATKRLRFVFDFKVLDLRIDQI